Below is a window of Patescibacteria group bacterium DNA.
TGCTGCTCCATGGATTATTAAAAATAAAAATATTGCTCTTTATTTAATTGTCGAAAAGATAAAGAAAGAATTAAAGGAAAATCTTATAAAATTATCAAAAGTAGTCCTAATTGATGAAAACAATCTAGCCTTAAAAGCGGTACAACAAGCAGTGCATACCGAACATAATTCTGTAGAGATTTTAAATAGCAATTTTTTTGGATTACAAATAAAACATGCCTTTATAATTACATCAAAAAAGATAAAACAATAAATTGAATTATGCAAAAACCATATTTCAAAGATAAAGATTTTACGCCATGGATTTAGATTTAAACACAAAAATAGCAGAAAGATATAAAAATTTATCGCAAAAGATTAGAGTTTTAACAGAGGATTGGGTAGATAGGAAAGTTTTTTGTCCCAACTGTGGCCATTTAGACATTGATAGGTATGGTAACAATACACCTGTTGCAGATTTTTTCTGCTCAAATTGTCGCGAGGATTATGAATTGAAAAGTAAGAAAGATTCTATTGGATCAAAAATTGTCGATGGTGCGTATCGAACAATGATTGAGCGATTGCGAAGTGCAGACAATCCCAATTTTTTTCTACTAAATTATGATTTACTAACCTTTTCTGTTTTGAATTTCCTTGTTATCCCCAAGCATTATTTTACTCCAGATATTATCGAAAAGCGTAAGGCTTTATCTCAAACAGCAAGGCGTGTCGGTTGGGTTGGATGTAATATTTTATTGCAAAGTATCCCCGAATCAGGGAAAATTTTCTTTGTAAAAAATCGTAAAATTGAGCCAAGACAAAATGTTATAGCAAATTGGCAAAAAACTTTATTTTTAAGGGAAGAGAAAGAAATTGACGCAAAGGGTTGGTTATTGGATGTTATGAATTGTATTGATAAATTAGCGATTAAAGAATTTTCCCTAGATGAAATTTATGCATTTGAAGATATCTTGAGTAAAAAACATCCAGAGAATAAACATATTAAAGATAAAATTCGTCAGCAATTACAAATATTAAGGGATAAAGGATACTTAAAATTTATAGGGCGTGGCCATTATGTATTGTCTTAAATAATATGGAAATTACTATTAGTCCATTATTGGCAAAAATATTTCTAAGAATTAATCGATTCGGAAAAGTTTTAATTGTGTGCAGGGGATATAACGAAGATTACAAGAATTTTACCGAACTCGTATGGGAAGATGATAAGGATTTGGATTTTTACGACCGGAAAACTTATCCTGAGTTTCAGCTCTGGGTTATATAAGAAAATAATTAGTAAAAAAAATATTTGAGATTGCTAAATAGAATTATTTTTTATGTTTTTTGATATATTAATTGCCATTGCGGATAAAATACTGCCTGAAGTAATTAAAAAGTTTATCCCCTTGGTTAAAATTCAACCTAGAAAAATAAAATTTACTGCCAGCGAATGGACATCTAATTTTTCTTTTTTTCTTTATAGTAGGTCTAAACAGGTTTTGTTTGACATTTACGTTTTGATTGAAATCGGAGATGCAAAATCCGAGGATTTTGAAATATCGAAAACGGATTCGCCAAAAGAATTAAAAATATCTATTGGAAACATCGAATTTAATTACGAAGTCCTTAGACTTAATTGTAAATATGAAAATAACGGAGAGTTTATTTTGCTTAAAATAGCACAAATAGATCCAGGGTATTTTATGCCATTTAATATATTAGCTAATATAGATAATAATATTAAGTTAAGAATCCTCAAATACTCAAAGAAGCAAGTTGGAGTATTGCAAAAATCACAAGCTGGAGCAGTTACATTTGAAATTCCTTTGAAGACAAAAGAAAAGATCAATTTAAAGAGTGTTAGTATATTAATGAAAAAAAATATCACATCACAGTTTACTAAATAAAATTATTTATTAAAAATAAACACTATGCCATCTCTTGAAGAATTAACAAATGAAATTGAAATAATTAAAAAACGCAATCAGCGGGTAGAAGCTGATAAGGCCTGGGAAACAAGTTGGACCAGAAAAATTATTATTTTGATTTTGACCTACATTGTTATTGTCGTATTTTTCTATTTCGCCCAACTACCCAAACCATTTATCAATGCTATTGTCCCTGCGCTGGCTTTTGTCTTGTCCACCTTAACTGTTCCGCTTTTTAAAAAGTGGTGGTTGAA
It encodes the following:
- a CDS encoding DpnI domain-containing protein → MDLDLNTKIAERYKNLSQKIRVLTEDWVDRKVFCPNCGHLDIDRYGNNTPVADFFCSNCREDYELKSKKDSIGSKIVDGAYRTMIERLRSADNPNFFLLNYDLLTFSVLNFLVIPKHYFTPDIIEKRKALSQTARRVGWVGCNILLQSIPESGKIFFVKNRKIEPRQNVIANWQKTLFLREEKEIDAKGWLLDVMNCIDKLAIKEFSLDEIYAFEDILSKKHPENKHIKDKIRQQLQILRDKGYLKFIGRGHYVLS